In Fimbriiglobus ruber, a single genomic region encodes these proteins:
- a CDS encoding helix-turn-helix domain-containing protein: protein MAAAVKYAGAHLDRRLTADELGGVAGLSAYQADQKIRHLFRLTTGQLLLKLRMDSAAEQLRDTNLTIVEIGFACGYADQSSFTRQFRSTTGLTPGEYRRTFRPTSGH, encoded by the coding sequence GTGGCCGCGGCCGTGAAGTACGCGGGCGCCCACTTGGACCGCCGACTGACGGCCGACGAACTGGGGGGCGTCGCCGGATTGTCCGCTTATCAAGCCGACCAAAAAATCCGTCACCTGTTTCGGTTGACGACCGGACAGTTACTACTCAAGCTCCGCATGGATTCGGCCGCCGAACAACTCCGGGACACCAACCTGACGATTGTCGAGATCGGATTCGCGTGCGGGTACGCCGACCAGAGTTCGTTCACACGGCAGTTCCGGTCGACAACCGGGTTGACGCCCGGTGAGTACCGCCGGACGTTCCGCCCGACTTCGGGGCACTGA